In Candidatus Microthrix parvicella Bio17-1, the sequence CCACCTTGGCGGCCATGCGGGGATGCATCTCACACAGCGGCTCGGGGTACTGCTCCACCAGCGGTTTGATGCGGCGGGTCTGAGTACCGGAGAGATACTGCGAAATCACCCGTCCCGTGGTGAGCCACACCGGGTACTCGTCGTCGACCACCTCGGCGGGTGGCCGGTAGGTGATCGGGTGAAAGCGGGCCTTGCCGTCGGGGAACGCGAACTTGCCGCCCTCATAGAGGCGGGGGGTGCCCGGATGGCCCTCTTCGGGGCAAGGCCAGAAGATGCCCTTTTCGTCGACGATGCGATCCCAGGTCATGCCGTTGTAGTCGGCGGTGCCCCCGTGAGAGGCCACCTTCATCTCCTCGAACATCTGCTGGGTGTTCGTGTAGTTGAAGTACTTGCCTCGGCCCAGGCGTTTGGCCAACTCGACGAAAACCTCCCAATCGCGCCGGGCGTTACCGGGCGGATCGACGGCTGCGTTGATTTTGACCGTGCGGCCCTCGACCGTGGTGACGGTGCCCTCGTCCTCCTCGTGCAGGGAGCCCGGGAACACGATGTCGGCGTGCTGGGCGGTCTCGGACAAAAAGAAGTCGATATTGCCGTAGAACTCCAGCTTGTCGAGCGCTGCAGCGGTGAAGTTGGAGTCGGGCAGCGACACGACCGGGTTGAAACAGATCGACAGCAGGCCCTTGATCTCACCTTCGTCGATCGCCTCGATGATCTCCTCGGCGGTGATGCCCTTTCCTGGGATCTCGTCGACGTCGCAGCCCCACACCGATGCCACGTAGGCGCGGTGTTCGGGGTTCTCGACGTCGCGGTTGCCGGGCAGTTGGTCACACTTGTGACCCTGCTCGCGCCCGCCCTGGCCGTTGCCCTGGCCGGTGATCGTGGTGACCCCGCAGCCCGGTTTGCCGTACTTGCCGGTGGCCAGGCCCAGGTTGATGCAGCTGAGCACGTTCTCGACGCCCTTGGACTGGTGCTCGATGCCCCGGGCGTGCAACAGCATGCCGGTGACCGACGTGCCCCACAGCCGGGCCGCTTCGATGATGCGGTCGGCGGGCACACCGCACACCTCGGCCGCCCACTCGGGGGTGGCGTCGGCGACCGCTGCCGCCGCCTCGGCGAAGCCGACGGTGTGAGCGTCGATGTAGTTGTGATCGAGCCAGTCGTTGGCGATCAGCACATGCAGGATCGACGTCATCAGCGCCGAGTCGGTGCCCGGCTTGAGGCCGAGGAACACGTCGGCCGTGCGGGCCAGCGGGGTGACCCGCGGGTCGGCGACGATCAGCTTGGCGCCGCGGTCGCGGGCCCGCCAGATATAGCTGGTGGTGATCGGCGCACACTCGGCAACGTTGGCGCCGGCCACGAACACCACGTCGGCCAGCGGGATGTCGCTCCACGGATTCGACGCCCGGTCCATGCCGAGGGCCTTCTTGTTGCCGGCACCGGCCGACACCATGCACAGCCGGCCGTTGTAGTCGAGGTTGGCGGTCTGCAGCGCCAGCCGGGCGAACTTGCCGATCAGGTACGACTTCTCGTTGGTGAGCGAAACGCCGGACAGCATCGCAAAGCTGTCCTTGCCGTAGGTGTCCTGGATGCGACGGATCTCGGCGACCGTTCGGTCGAGTGCCTGATCCCAGGTGATCTTGCGGAACCCACCGGGCGACGACGGGTCGCGTTCCAGAGGATCGAGGAGACGGTCGGGGTGGCTGCCCTGCAGGTAGCGCTTCACGCCCTTGGGGCACAGCTTGCCTTCGTTGAACGGGAAGTCGTACCAGGGCTCGAACCCGACGACCTCGTTCTTGGCCACCTTCAGCTTGATACCGCACTGTTGGCCGCAGAAGCAGCAGTGGGTCTTGACTTCCTTCTCCACGTCCAGACCGGCGTTCCAGCCACCCGGAGGTGCCTGGTTGAGGTGCGGGCCGTACTTCTCGATCAGTTCTTCATCGGTGACGGGCTTCGTTGCCATTGAGTTGTCACACTCCAGTCGGGTGGTTGAGAAAGATGGGATACGGAGGGTGCACAAGCAGCGCCCTCATCCGAAACCGCCCACTCTGGCGGTTTGGGCCAGCGCCACCTGACCTCGTCGACAGGCCGGGCAGGTGTCCTGCCAGTTGTTGCCTGCCCCGTCGGAGTAGTCAAAGCCCAACTCGGGCAGAATCTGCTTCAGGTCGGCCACCTGCATCTGGGTGGCGAAGTGCTGCTCGCAGCTTCGACAGGTTTGGCCGCCGCCCTCCCTGCCTGCATCCTGGTAGAACTTCACGCCCAGGTTGGCGGGACGTTGAAAGATGTGGAACAGCTTGCCGAAGGGGATGTACATCAACCCGACGATCACGGTGAGGGCGTGCAGGTTGTTGAGGAACGAGTAGTACTGACCCTCCAGCCACAGCGAGCTGGCGGTCAGGAACAGGCCCGTGATCGACACGGCGAACAGCCCGGCCAGGGCGGCGAAGTCGCCTGCGCGCTCGACCGCCAGTGCGCCCGGGTCGCCAAGGCGCCGATACAGGAAGATGACCACCCCGGCGATCACCAGGAACGCCGAGATGTTCAACAGGTGGAAGATCGTGAAACCGAAGACTGATTCAGCCTTGAAGGTGCCGCTGCCGACGCCAAACAGGAACGCCTCGTAGCGTCCGCCCGTTTGCCCGACCGACTCGAAGTGCACCCAACCAAAGGTGAGCGGGAAGGTGACCATCGCTGCCAGAATGCAGCCCCAAAACACCAGCTGGTGGGCAGCCCAGCGGGAGGTTGACCGGCGACGGATGAACCCCTGGCTGAGCAGGTTGGTGACCACCAGCCCCCCAAGGCCCACCACGTTCTTGCCCCGGCTACCCGAACGCCTGAACGACTGCCAGCCCCGCCTGCTGAGCATCGCGGTCGGGGGACGCTGGATCCAGATGAGGTAGCGGTAGACGGTGGCGAACACGGCCAGCACCACGCCCACCAGGTAGCCGGCAAGGGCGGCATCAAACCACTTGAGCCCTCCGCTCCCCAGATAGACGAGCACCAACAGCACGACCACGGCGGCCATGCTCCATGCTGCTGCCCGAAGGTCGACGTTGGACCTCCACGAGCGTGATGCGTGCGTCCGGGCCGGCTGTGTCACTGGGGCTCCTTCTCACTCTGGCAAGGCCGAACCCTAGTTGCAGAATTCGACCACGTTGGAACCCCACAGGATCCTGCTCGCCGAACCTGCATCATCCCTCCCCCCAGGCGGCGGGAGCAACATCGTGACGGTCGGACCAGAGCAGCTACGCCTCCGACAACATCGGCACCGTCCACGAGGGAACATCCACGACCGGCCAACATCGGGCATCCGTCGCTGCCTTCACAGACCAGCGGTTCGTATCCAGCCTCTTCGAGTACCTCGACCATCACCGGGGGCGCGGCGTTCGCCGGATACTCCAGCAGGACGCGAACCCGGCCATCGCTGCGGTGAGGCCACCACGCGGGCGATCGGCGTTTGCGGTCGCTCTGGCCGATGTGCACGCGTAGTTTCACGTCCGAATCCCTCCGGATCGATGACTCCCACTCCACGATGGAACGATTCCCTTAAGTCTGTGTGCCCGATCGTCCTGATGGTAGGGCCCGAGGTCCCTACCCGGATGGTCAAATCCGTTTCACCCCAGCCACGGCGGGCGGGGCACGCTTTCGGTCACTCGGACGTCGCCGGTGGTTCGGGGGAGCAGAGAGGCATCGTGTGTTCGGCGAGAGCAGCGCTCACGGCGGCGGTGACGGACGACTTCGAGACCGGTGTCCGCAGGTGGATGCTTGGACCGACCAGGTCGGGGTAACGCTCGGAGCTGGGCTCGGTGCACTCGACCACCAGCGGTACCTCGGGATGGCGGCTTCGAATTGCCGCCGGAAGTTCACGGTCGTCCGACGTGGTCACTCCAAAACCGCTGACCACCACATCGGCGCCGTCCACCAGGGCACAGTCGCCGCCGGCCACGATGGGGCAACGCTCGGTGCCTTCACAGATCAGCGTCTCATACCCGGCGTCATCGAGTGCTTTGGCCATCGCCGAGGGCGTGGAGTGGGCCGGGTATTCAAGCAACACTCGAACCCGGTCATCGCTGCGCTGCGGCCATGCCGACGGCCGTTTTTGACGGCCGCTGTGTTTGGTTCGCCAGCGTCGCTCCACGTCGAAGTCCTCTCGGGTTGTTAATTCCGGTCCATGGTAGAACTAAACGTACCGAGATTCGGGATCGACGATCGGTGTCATGGGTCATAGCCACCACAGCGCGGACTCCAGGAGACCGAAGCCTTGGAAGTCCGGCTCATGACCAAGCGCCGCCCTTCCCGCAGCGAGCACATCCTCCAGGTCGAGGAACACCACCTCGGGCTCGTTCACATGTCGGCAAGCCGCCGAATGTGGCTCCTCAGCACTCAGCCTCAACGTCATGGCCGGCTACAGGCGGTACCGAGTGGTACCAACCGGTGGCACCCTGCGGGGCCGCGAGGCCCTACGCGGCAGAACCCTCACCATTCGGCCGAAAGGTCGAACCTCACGCTCATCAGCGTGACCACCTCGCCCTTCAACTGACCTGTCACCAGAACCCGCGGGACGAGAGCCAGCGGCTACCAACGACCGGTAGTCCGGTCGCCCGGGGATGGGTTGAATGAGTCGCTCGAAGTCCACAGCAAACGATTCAGCAATCTGAGGTAGGTCAACCAACAAGAAGTCGGCGGCACAGAGTTCGCCTTCGGGGCCACGTTCTGCCGGCAGCTGGGCATCCAGTTACTCGAAGAAGCTGGAATCAACCCGAACCGTGTATCGCATGGTGTCAACCGTCAGCCGATACTGCCTCCGAGGCAGCAATGTGGCGTCGGATGTCTGACCGAGCCTCTTCCAGAAGCTCAGGCGGCACCTCGGAGATATCCTTCGCCATACATTGCTTGAAGATGCTGCGCCGCTCGTCGGGGCTCATCCCCATCAGCTCGTCCGCAGTCCAGACCGATCCGTCGATTTGCCCAGGGTACGCCGGGCCCGATGCAGGATGGAGCGGGTCGCGATCCCCTTTGCTCACGGAGGAACCCGGGTCAACACCCAAGGCACCGTCCCGCGCAGTAATTGCGTTTCGCACCAACCTACCCGCCCCGAGAGACACCTACTCCCACGATTCCGCCAACGCCTATCAACCCTCGGCCACCTCGTCGGTGGCCCAGCGGACCTCGGAGTAGGCGTTGGTCAGCGGCATACGCCGGTCGCGGCCGAAGGCCTTCTTGGTGACCCGCAGCGCAAACGGGGTCTGCCGACGCTTGAACTCGTTGCGATCAACCAGGCGGGCCACCCACCGGGCCAACTCGGGATCGGCACCGGAGGCGAGCAACTCCTCCACGGTGAAGTCGTTGTCGACGTACCGCTCCAACACAGGGTCGAGCTGGTCGTAGGCGGGCAGGCTTTGGTCGTCGCGCTGGTCGGGCCGAAGCTCGGCCGACGGCGCCTTGCTGATGGTGTGCTCGGGTATGGGCGGTGTTTCACCCCGCTCGATCGCCAACTGGTTGCGCCACCGTGCCAGCCGAAACACCCGGGTCTTGTAGACATCGCCGATTGGTGCAAGGGCCCCATTGCTGTCGCCGTAGAGCGTCGAGTAGCCGACGGCGAACTCCGACTTGTTGCCGGTGGCCAGTGCAAGCCACCCGAACTTGTTGCACAGCGCCATCACCAGGGTGCCCCGAATGCGGGCCTGGAGGTTCTCCTCGGTCAGATCTGCCTCGGCTGCCCCGAAGCTGCCCGCCAGGCCGTCCATGAACGAGTGGTACATGTCGGCGATGGCCACGGTGCGGTAGTCGAGCCCCAAGGTGGCCGCCAGCACCTCAGCATCGTCGCGGCTGTGATTGGAGGAGTGCTGTGACGGCATCGATACGGCGTGCACGCGCTCGGGGCCAAGCGCGTCAGCGGCCAACACGGCCACCAGCGCCGAGTCGATGCCCCCTGAGAGCCCGAGGCAGGCGTCGGTGAACCCGCCCTTTGCGAAGTAGTCGGCCAAACCGAGGCGCAGCGCCTCCCACACCTCGGCGTCCGGCGGCAGGGCGAGTGCAACCATGGGTGGGTCGATGACGGAACGAGCGGTGTGGTTGGGAGCGCTGGGCATCGCGACATCGTGTGGTTCGATCGTCACCAAGGGCAGCGCCACCTCCAGCCCACGAGGGTCCAGCTCCAGATCGACGATCATCAGGTCGTCGACAAACTGCGGCGCCCTTGCCAACACCTCGCCGTGGCGGTCGACCACCATGGACCCACCGTCGAAAATCAGTTCGTCCTGGGCCCCGACCTGGTTGACATAGGCCACCGGGACTCCTGCGCTTCGGGCACGGTCGGACAAAAGCTGCTCCCGCAGCTCCAACCTGTCCTCCTGATACGGCGAGGCGTTCAGGCTGATGAGCACGTCGGCACCCGCCGCCGACTGCTGGGTGGGCGGACCGTCGACGTACCAGATGTCCTCGCAGATCGACACGCCGACCACCAGCCCGCCGATGGAGAACAGCGGCTGGTCCTCAGGCCCCGCCGTGAAGTAGCGGTCCTCGTCAAATACGCCGTAGTTGGGCAGGCGCTGCTTTTGATAGCGGCCATGGACCTTGCCACCTGCCGCGACCGCCACGGTGTTGGCCGTGCGGATACCGCCGACCGAGTCGACCGCCAGGTGATCGTCGGCGTAACCGAGCAGTGCCACGCACCTACCGGTTCGTGCAACCACACGATCGAGCGCCTCGACGTTGTCCTCAAGAAAGCCCCGCCGGATCAGCAGATCCTCGGAGGGATATCCGGGCACGGCCAACTCGGGAAACGCCACCAGGTCGCATCCCGCGGCTTCGGCCTGGTCGTACAACTCGCCCAGCCGGGCCACGTTGCCCGCCAGATTGCCCACGTGCGGGTTCATTTGGCCGAGGGCGACGCGCAGCGTGGACATGATCCGACACTACCGAGCGCCCTCGCGCCATCAATGTGCCCACACGCAACCAGGCTGCACCGGCAGGCTCAACTACCGCTTGGACCAATCGGAACAGACGGTGTTGGTCATCAACGCCGCCACCTCGTAGGGATCGATGTTGGCGTTGGGGCGGCGATCCTCGATGTAGCCCTTCTGGTCTTGAGCCACCTGCCACGGGATGCGTACCGAAGCGCCACGGTCGGAGACGCCGTAGCGGTACTCCGAGTAGTGGGCGGTCTCGTGGTCGCCGGTGAGTCGATCCTCGTAGCCGTGGCCGTAGGCGGCCAGGTGCTCCTCGATCTTGCCGGGAGCACCGAGCGATTCACATGCGGCGATGACCGCGTCGTAGCCCTCCCGCATGGCCTTGGTGGAGAAGTTGGTGTGGCAACCGGCGCCGTTCCAGTCGCCCTCGATCGGCTTGGCCGAGATCGACGCGTTGACGTTGAAGTCCTCGGCGATCCGGTACAGCAGGTAGCGGGCCATCCACATGTGATCGCCAACCTCAACGGTGCCCACCGGGCCGATCTGAAACTCCCACTGGCCCAGCATCACCTCGGCATTGGTGCCCGAGATGGCCAGGCCGGCGGCCAGGCAGGCATCGGTGTGAGCCTCCACGATCTGGCGACCGGCGATCTCGATCGCACCCACCCCGCAGTAATAAGGACCCTGGGGGGCGGGGTAGTAGTACCCGGCTCGTGGCCACCCCATCGGTCGGCCCTCCTCGAAGAACGTGTACTCCTGCTCCATGCCGAACCACGGCTCCTGGTCGGCGTAGCTCTTGGCCATCTCGACTGCGGCCGCCCGCCTGTTGGTCGGGTGCGGCTGCATCGTGTCGGGCACCAGCACCTCGCACAGCACCAGCTTGTCGTCGCCGCCCCGGATCGGGTCGGGGGTGATGAACACCGGGCTGAGCACGCAATCGCTGTTGGCCCCCTGAGCCTGGTTGGTCGAGGAACCGTCAAAGCCCCACACGCCCACCTCGGCACCATCGGGGAGGATCTTGGTCTTGGAACGCATCAGCGGCACGGGCTCGGTGCCGTCGATCCAGATGTACTCGGCGCGGTAGGCCATGGTGACTCCTCAAGTTGGCGGCGCTCGACGCGCCGGGGGATGGCAGGGCCTCAGCATGCGTTCGCCGGGTTTCGCCGGCATTGCGCAAATGTCACGGGAATGTGAACAGATGGCCTCCGAGCCTCAAATCGGGTGGAATCAACCCATCGACGTGGTGAACTGGGCACCATGAACGGCCCGACGCACAGCAATTACGTCCTGCGCACCGTCGAGGAGCGTGGCATTCGGCTGATCCGACTGTGGTTCTGCGACGTGCTGGGCCACATGAAGTCGGTGGCCATCTCGCCGGTCGAGCTGGAGATCGTCTTCGAGGAGGGCCTCCAGTTCGACGGGTCGGCGATCGACGGGTTCTCCCGCGTGTACGAGAGCGACGTGTTGGCCCGCCCCGACCCGTCGAGTTTCGGGGTGCTCCGGGGTGGCGAGGACGGCGGTCCTGCCACCGCCGCCATGTTCTGTGACATTGAAACCCTCGACGGCGAACCATTCTCCGGCGACCCAAGGGCGGTCCTGCGTCGTGTGATGGCCGAAACCCGCGCTGAGGGGTACGAGTTCATGTGCGCTCCCGAGGTGGAGTTCTTCTACTTCGCCTCGGGCGACCCTGGTCACCAGCCGCAGCCGCTGGACGAGGCCAGCTACTTCGATCTCACGATCAGCGAAGTGGCCTCCGACCTTCGGCGCCGCACCATCGGCCGCCTGGAGGCGATGGCGATCCCCGTGGAGTACTCGTTCCACGAGGACGGCAACAGCCAGCACGAAATCGACCTCACCTGGGACGACGGCCTCTCGATGGCCGACAACATCATGACGCTGCGCATGGTGGTTCGGGAGGAGGCCCACGTGGAGGGCGTGCACGCCACCTTCATGCCAAAGCCGCTCTCCGGTCAACAGGGCTCCGGCATGCATACCCACATGTCGCTGTTTCAAGACGACACCAACGCCTTTCACGATCCCGACGACCAGTACGGCCTGTCGGAGGTGGGCCGGGCCTTCGTGGCCGGACTGCTGCGCCACGCATCGGAGATCACCGCAGTGACCAACCAGTTGGTGAACAGCTACAAGCGGCTTGTGCCCGGTTTCGAGGCACCCAACACGATCAGCTGGGCCCGCAACAACCGCTCGGCGCTGGTGCGCATCCCGCGCCACAAGGCGGGCAAGCACGTGTCCACCCGGGTGGAATACCGGGCACCCGACCCCGCATGCAACCCGTATTTGGCCTTCGCCCTCATCCTTGCCGCCGGCATGAAGGGGGTGCGGGAGGGCTACGAGCTGCCACCGGAGGCTCCCGACAACCTGCACCGGCTCTCCGATGCGGAACGGTCGGCCCTCGGTATCGGCACGCTCCCCCGGTCGCTGGCCCAGGCGTTGGAAGACATGGAATCGTCGCAGTTGGTTCAGGACACACTGGGCCCACACATCTTCGAATGGTTCGTGCGCAACAAGTACTCCGAGTGGGCCGACTACAAGGCCCACGTCAGCCAGTTCGAACTCGATCGCTACCTCAGGGCCTGGTGACCGGGTGGTGAGCGAACCGTCGAGTCGGCCGCCCGACGGGCGCCCCTCATGACCCACCCGTCCGGTGAACTGTTGGTGCACCCGGCACCTTCCCCCGAGCTGGCACGACTGTTGGATTTCGCCGGCCTGCGTTGGGTGACGGTGGCCGACGACTTGGCGGCACGTAATGCTGCCGGCACGCCGTCGGGAGCCATCGTGAGCCTTGGGGACGGCGACCCCCGTGCGGTCGACGATGAGACAATGGCCAACGAACGTGACCCGGCTTGGCCAGTGCTCGAAGCGTTGACGCGTCGCGACCCCCCCGTGTCGGCGGTCGTGGTACTGGTCCGGGGAAACCGGCTGGGTGAGCTGGCCGGACGCGACGAGCTGTTCGCCGACTTCTGCCTCACCCCGTTTCACCCAACCGAGTTGGAGGCCCGTCTGACTCATCTGCTGGCGGTCTCGACAGGCTCGCCCATCGGACGTTCCACGGCCGGTCCCGACGTTACCGACCTGGTGCACTGCGGCCCGCTGGTGCTGAACACGGAGAGTTACCAGGCGCGCATCGCCGACCGTGCGTTGGACCTCACCTACATGGAGTACGAACTGCTTCGATTTCTGGCCGAGCGCCCCGAGAAGGTGCACAGCCGCGAGGTGCTCCTCAGCCAGGTGTGGGGATACGACTACTTCGGCGGCGCCCGCACGGTGGACGTACACATCCGACGGCTGCGTTCCAAGCTGGGCGAGGAGCACGCAAGGATGATCCAGACGGTGCGCTCGGTGGGTTACCGGTTCGGACGAGCCGACTGATTTCGGTGAGTTACTTGTTGAGCTCGATCAACTCGGAGCCCTCGTTGCGGACCTCGCCGTCAACGGTCAGTGTCTGACCGAAGGCCGCTGCGATGAGCGGACTGGACGCCAGCACCAGCACGGGGATGACCACCAACAGAACGATCACGATGATGACTGCACCAACCATGGAGCTCAGCCTACCTTCACCACGACACGTGCAACTGAACGTGAGCGGCCAGGCCTCGCATCGCTACAGCACGGCCTCCTGGCGTTCGCTGTCGACGACGGGCCGGTAGGCCCACGCCTCGATCTCCATCAGTGCGCCTGCCGGCAAGGCCGACACGGCGACGGCCGAGCGGGCTGGACGGTGGGCTCCAAAGAAGGCGACGTAGTGCTCGTTGATCACCCCGTAATCGTCCATCGACACCATGAACACGGTGGTTTTCATCACATCGGTCGGCTTGAGTCCCGCCTCGGCCAGGCGAAGGCCCAGGTTGGCCAGGGCCGCATCGCACTGGGGGCCGAGGCCATCCACCATGACGTTGTCC encodes:
- a CDS encoding molybdopterin oxidoreductase family protein, with amino-acid sequence MATKPVTDEELIEKYGPHLNQAPPGGWNAGLDVEKEVKTHCCFCGQQCGIKLKVAKNEVVGFEPWYDFPFNEGKLCPKGVKRYLQGSHPDRLLDPLERDPSSPGGFRKITWDQALDRTVAEIRRIQDTYGKDSFAMLSGVSLTNEKSYLIGKFARLALQTANLDYNGRLCMVSAGAGNKKALGMDRASNPWSDIPLADVVFVAGANVAECAPITTSYIWRARDRGAKLIVADPRVTPLARTADVFLGLKPGTDSALMTSILHVLIANDWLDHNYIDAHTVGFAEAAAAVADATPEWAAEVCGVPADRIIEAARLWGTSVTGMLLHARGIEHQSKGVENVLSCINLGLATGKYGKPGCGVTTITGQGNGQGGREQGHKCDQLPGNRDVENPEHRAYVASVWGCDVDEIPGKGITAEEIIEAIDEGEIKGLLSICFNPVVSLPDSNFTAAALDKLEFYGNIDFFLSETAQHADIVFPGSLHEEDEGTVTTVEGRTVKINAAVDPPGNARRDWEVFVELAKRLGRGKYFNYTNTQQMFEEMKVASHGGTADYNGMTWDRIVDEKGIFWPCPEEGHPGTPRLYEGGKFAFPDGKARFHPITYRPPAEVVDDEYPVWLTTGRVISQYLSGTQTRRIKPLVEQYPEPLCEMHPRMAAKVGVVDGDLVRVSSRRGEMVTPARVVESIRPDTVFIPYHWGGNKAANQLTNRALDPISKIPEYKVCAVKVEKAEGHVEIRDRRVHTLQEKAHR
- a CDS encoding NAD+ synthase, with amino-acid sequence MSTLRVALGQMNPHVGNLAGNVARLGELYDQAEAAGCDLVAFPELAVPGYPSEDLLIRRGFLEDNVEALDRVVARTGRCVALLGYADDHLAVDSVGGIRTANTVAVAAGGKVHGRYQKQRLPNYGVFDEDRYFTAGPEDQPLFSIGGLVVGVSICEDIWYVDGPPTQQSAAGADVLISLNASPYQEDRLELREQLLSDRARSAGVPVAYVNQVGAQDELIFDGGSMVVDRHGEVLARAPQFVDDLMIVDLELDPRGLEVALPLVTIEPHDVAMPSAPNHTARSVIDPPMVALALPPDAEVWEALRLGLADYFAKGGFTDACLGLSGGIDSALVAVLAADALGPERVHAVSMPSQHSSNHSRDDAEVLAATLGLDYRTVAIADMYHSFMDGLAGSFGAAEADLTEENLQARIRGTLVMALCNKFGWLALATGNKSEFAVGYSTLYGDSNGALAPIGDVYKTRVFRLARWRNQLAIERGETPPIPEHTISKAPSAELRPDQRDDQSLPAYDQLDPVLERYVDNDFTVEELLASGADPELARWVARLVDRNEFKRRQTPFALRVTKKAFGRDRRMPLTNAYSEVRWATDEVAEG
- the glnII gene encoding glutamine synthetase GlnII, whose translation is MAYRAEYIWIDGTEPVPLMRSKTKILPDGAEVGVWGFDGSSTNQAQGANSDCVLSPVFITPDPIRGGDDKLVLCEVLVPDTMQPHPTNRRAAAVEMAKSYADQEPWFGMEQEYTFFEEGRPMGWPRAGYYYPAPQGPYYCGVGAIEIAGRQIVEAHTDACLAAGLAISGTNAEVMLGQWEFQIGPVGTVEVGDHMWMARYLLYRIAEDFNVNASISAKPIEGDWNGAGCHTNFSTKAMREGYDAVIAACESLGAPGKIEEHLAAYGHGYEDRLTGDHETAHYSEYRYGVSDRGASVRIPWQVAQDQKGYIEDRRPNANIDPYEVAALMTNTVCSDWSKR
- a CDS encoding glutamine synthetase family protein, which codes for MNGPTHSNYVLRTVEERGIRLIRLWFCDVLGHMKSVAISPVELEIVFEEGLQFDGSAIDGFSRVYESDVLARPDPSSFGVLRGGEDGGPATAAMFCDIETLDGEPFSGDPRAVLRRVMAETRAEGYEFMCAPEVEFFYFASGDPGHQPQPLDEASYFDLTISEVASDLRRRTIGRLEAMAIPVEYSFHEDGNSQHEIDLTWDDGLSMADNIMTLRMVVREEAHVEGVHATFMPKPLSGQQGSGMHTHMSLFQDDTNAFHDPDDQYGLSEVGRAFVAGLLRHASEITAVTNQLVNSYKRLVPGFEAPNTISWARNNRSALVRIPRHKAGKHVSTRVEYRAPDPACNPYLAFALILAAGMKGVREGYELPPEAPDNLHRLSDAERSALGIGTLPRSLAQALEDMESSQLVQDTLGPHIFEWFVRNKYSEWADYKAHVSQFELDRYLRAW
- a CDS encoding winged helix family transcriptional regulator, with amino-acid sequence MTHPSGELLVHPAPSPELARLLDFAGLRWVTVADDLAARNAAGTPSGAIVSLGDGDPRAVDDETMANERDPAWPVLEALTRRDPPVSAVVVLVRGNRLGELAGRDELFADFCLTPFHPTELEARLTHLLAVSTGSPIGRSTAGPDVTDLVHCGPLVLNTESYQARIADRALDLTYMEYELLRFLAERPEKVHSREVLLSQVWGYDYFGGARTVDVHIRRLRSKLGEEHARMIQTVRSVGYRFGRAD
- a CDS encoding RidA family protein, whose amino-acid sequence is MSADPIGPYSPWVEAGEWVVTSGQIGLVDNVMVDGLGPQCDAALANLGLRLAEAGLKPTDVMKTTVFMVSMDDYGVINEHYVAFFGAHRPARSAVAVSALPAGALMEIEAWAYRPVVDSERQEAVL